The stretch of DNA TTATTTTGATGCTGAATTTGCCCTGGCTTTTTATCTTATTATCCAGGTAGCGCACATACGAGCTATCGCTTTTAAATACGTATATATCGCCGTTACCAGCGGGTTGTATGGTAGGGTTTGGTAAATTGCTTTGTATGGCCCGCAGTTCCCACTTGCCAAACACGCTGTTAGTAGTAGCTGGTTTATCTTTTTTACAGGCAGCAAAGCTGCAAACAATAGCAACAAGTAATAATGCTTTTTTCATGGGTAGATGTAATAATGGTTACTGAATTTTAACGTAGTCGGAGGCTATGCCATCAGTTAGCGTTGTGCCAATGGTAATGGTATCGGCCTTAATGCTGAAGGCTTCGGGATAATTATTAGTGCCAAGCACAATGGTGCCAAATTTTGCGCCATTAACCGTGGTATCTATTTTAATATGGTAAACGCCACTTTCTTCGGCTTTATTTTTCTCGTACCGTACAAAGGTACTGTCGCTTTTAAATTCAAATATATTGCCATTACCGGGCTGGTACTTATTGTTAAAACCGGCTAAGCCGCCATAACTGGCCCTTAATTCGTATTTGCCAAAATAACCGGGACTCACCATTCCCTCTTTTGTGCAGGCTGCCATTATGATGGCAACAACAACTAATAGTAAAGCTTTTTTCATTTTGATTCAGGTTTACAGATAATTACGCAAATGTTGGGGAAACGCTACAGGGTGGTAAAAATAATTTTTTATCAATGTTTAGAACAGGTAAAAACATGTACGTTCATTGCATTGGCGATTTTTGGTGACAATGGTGCAGAGGATGTGCGATTCCTTCCTTGGGGAAGGAGGAGGTAGGGGTTAAAATCAGGCGTTTAAACTACTTTTTACCCCATCGCTTATATAAACCCCTCCCTGCCTTTCCGCTCATTTCTAACCGCACCCCTCCCCAAGGAGGAAATTAAAAAGTCTTCCCCACACCTATAGTGACAACCAATAAGGGCAGAAATTCGGCATGACGGATTGATATAGAAAGGTAGACTAACTGACCAGTTCGGTCATTTTTAAGATGGCATCTACGTATTCGCGGTTGTTGGCCAGGCGGGGTACTTTGTGCTGGCCGCCAAGCTTGCCTTTTTCTTTCATCCAATTAAAAAAGGTGCCTTCGGCAACCCGGTGAACTATAGGGCGGCGCAGGGCCATGTCTTTAAATCGCTTAGCGTCGTAATCAGAGTTTACGCGCCTAAGGGTTTCGTCAAGCAGATCTACAAAGCGTTCAAACTCTGCGGGGCGTTTTTCAAACTCTATCAGCCACTCGTGCGATCCACACTCGTTATCCTTAAAATAAACCGGCGCGGCGGTGTAATCGCGTATAATGGCACCCGTTTGCGAGCAGGCTTCGGCCAGCGCGCGTTCGGCGTTATCTATTATCAGCTCTTCGCCAAAGGCATTAATAAAGTGCTTGGTGCGGCCGGTTATTTGTATGCGATAGGGCGATAGCGAGCTAAACCGTATGGTATCGCCAATCAGGTATCGCCATAAACCGGCATTGGTGCTAATGATGAGCGCGTAGTTCTTGTTCAGTTCAACCTCGTCAAGGGTTAACGTTTGCGGGTTTTCGTCATTAAGGTGCTCTAAAGGCAAAAACTCGTAAAATATGCCGTAATCCAGCATCAGCAATAGGTCGCCGGGCTCTTCCTGGTCCTGTATACCAAAAAATCCTTCGGATGCATTGTAGGTTTCCAGGTAATACATCTCCTCGTTCGGTATCAGCTTTTTAAACTGATCGCGATAAGGCGTAAAGTTAACCGCTCCATGAAAATACAACTCCAAATTTGGCCATACTTCTAACAAATTGTTTTTGCCGGTGATTTCGAGGATGCGTTTAAACAGCAGTATATTCCAGGTGGGCACACCGCTGATGCTGGTTACATTAACATCTTTGGTGGCATAGGCCATTTTCTCTATTTTCTCTTCAAAGTTATCAAGCAGGGCAATATCCAGGTGGGGGGTGCGGTAAAACTCGGCCCAAAGGGGCAGGTTCTTCATGATAACGGCCGATAGATCGCCAAAAAAAGTATCGGCATTTAGTTGCCCAACCTGGTGGCTGCCACCTAAGGTTAAGCTTTTGCCGGTAAATATGCGCGCGTTTGGCCTGTTGTTAAAATAAAGGGTAAGCATATCCTTGCCGCCTTTAAAGTGGCATTCCTCTAACGATTCTTCGCTTACAGGGATAAACTTACTACGATCGCTGGTGGTGCCCGATGATTTGGCAAACCAGCGGATTTCTGACGGCCACAATACATTTTGCTCGCCTTTAAGCATCCGCTCGATGTAGGGCTTTAGCGTATCGTAGTTTTGAATGGGTACCCGCTCCTTAAAATCGGCCAGATTTTCGATGCTTTTATAATGATGCTGTTTACCCCATTCGGTATTTTCGGCACCGGCAACCAATTGTTCAAACCACTCTTCCTGTACTTCGTTGGGGTATTTCATAAAAAGCTCTATCTGGTGGATACGCTTTTTCATGAACCAGGTAAATACAGAGTTAAAAATGGTCATAAACTAATATAGCTATTATTGGGCGAATGTTTTTCTTTTTAATACAAAGTTTGCGCCAAGGTAAACTTTTCGCACCATCTCGTTAGCGGCCAATACCTCGGGTACGCCCGATTCTAATATCTTACCTTCAAACAACAAATAAGCGCGGTCGGTAATAGACAGGGTTTCCTGTACGTTGTGGTCGGTTATTAAAATGCCGATGTTGCGGTGCCTTAATTTGGCAACCATAGCCTGTATCTCCTCAACGGCAATAGGGTCAACCCCGGCAAAGGGCTCATCCAGCAATATAAAGTTAGGTTCGGCAGCAAGGGCGCGGGCAATTTCGGTACGGCGGCGCTCACCACCCGATAGCAGATCGCCACGGTTTTGGCGTACCTTATGTAAACTAAACTCGTCTATCAGTTCTTCCAACTTGTCGCGCTGTTTTTCCTTACTCATTTTACCCATCTCCAGCACGGCCTTAATATTATCCTCTACCGAAAGCTTACGAAACACCGATGCTTCCTGTGCCAGGTAGCCAATGCCTTTTTGCGCGCGGCGATACATGGGGTTATCGGTTATATCTTCGTCATCTAAAAATATGCGGCCCTCGTTGGGTTTTATCAAACCCACTATCATGTAAAAGGATGTAGTTTTACCGGCGCCGTTTGGCCCAAGCAAACCCACAATTTCGCCTTGCTCCACGTTAAAGGTAACATCGTTAACAACGGTGCGCTGCTTATA from Inquilinus sp. KBS0705 encodes:
- a CDS encoding GH3 auxin-responsive promoter family protein, which codes for MTIFNSVFTWFMKKRIHQIELFMKYPNEVQEEWFEQLVAGAENTEWGKQHHYKSIENLADFKERVPIQNYDTLKPYIERMLKGEQNVLWPSEIRWFAKSSGTTSDRSKFIPVSEESLEECHFKGGKDMLTLYFNNRPNARIFTGKSLTLGGSHQVGQLNADTFFGDLSAVIMKNLPLWAEFYRTPHLDIALLDNFEEKIEKMAYATKDVNVTSISGVPTWNILLFKRILEITGKNNLLEVWPNLELYFHGAVNFTPYRDQFKKLIPNEEMYYLETYNASEGFFGIQDQEEPGDLLLMLDYGIFYEFLPLEHLNDENPQTLTLDEVELNKNYALIISTNAGLWRYLIGDTIRFSSLSPYRIQITGRTKHFINAFGEELIIDNAERALAEACSQTGAIIRDYTAAPVYFKDNECGSHEWLIEFEKRPAEFERFVDLLDETLRRVNSDYDAKRFKDMALRRPIVHRVAEGTFFNWMKEKGKLGGQHKVPRLANNREYVDAILKMTELVS
- the lptB gene encoding LPS export ABC transporter ATP-binding protein, producing the protein MILRAENLVKKYKQRTVVNDVTFNVEQGEIVGLLGPNGAGKTTSFYMIVGLIKPNEGRIFLDDEDITDNPMYRRAQKGIGYLAQEASVFRKLSVEDNIKAVLEMGKMSKEKQRDKLEELIDEFSLHKVRQNRGDLLSGGERRRTEIARALAAEPNFILLDEPFAGVDPIAVEEIQAMVAKLRHRNIGILITDHNVQETLSITDRAYLLFEGKILESGVPEVLAANEMVRKVYLGANFVLKRKTFAQ